One Halobacteriovorax sp. GB3 genomic window carries:
- a CDS encoding phospholipase D-like domain-containing protein, giving the protein MKFVLLSTLFLITACSSITRQPASSSEVTAMFSPREGTQAFDNIYKNISNAKKYAYITIYSWSSKVKQLEVAMRNACDNGAKVNVVVHRNLFKAGYFKTRIKEIEESSCVQFRGSHRKLHEKFVIVDDQFLVNSSANFSTKAASTFNETFIFFEGSNLDKEHSNILSEFKREFALLWNSGDDLISKNDKPTPGLEIPVNASDDNKVDLFSSSLNIDYTDIGALKEGTTLSTKTKSKSWIVQDEVIESLKRAKKNIYLNVNHFYLKKIAQEVVNAAKRGVEIKIVADNQEYKPNSKSVQIPYIVKEWMKLNKGVNPPVRFKFYAFSPSIKFTRMNHNKTILIDYNTNKTELITGSYNFSKTAERTQYDNLVFFSGKKYDHIYSAVVDDFNYIWDLNRGEKSITTVVDTIVEEDKNLVKLHSPMAVSLDWYELQTLKKYLQKKYNVPFNRYRELNKCYGYDYKTKKFIGCD; this is encoded by the coding sequence CGAGACAGCCAGCTTCTTCTAGCGAAGTTACTGCAATGTTCTCACCACGAGAAGGAACACAAGCTTTTGATAATATTTATAAAAATATTAGTAACGCGAAAAAATATGCTTATATCACGATATATAGTTGGTCTAGTAAAGTTAAACAGCTCGAAGTTGCCATGCGAAATGCATGTGATAATGGAGCTAAGGTCAATGTTGTCGTACATAGAAATTTATTTAAGGCAGGATACTTTAAAACGAGAATCAAAGAAATTGAAGAATCTTCATGTGTGCAATTTAGAGGTTCTCACAGAAAACTTCATGAAAAATTTGTTATCGTAGATGATCAGTTTCTAGTTAATTCCAGTGCAAATTTTTCAACTAAGGCTGCCTCTACTTTCAATGAAACCTTTATCTTCTTTGAAGGATCAAATTTAGACAAAGAACATTCTAATATTCTTTCAGAGTTTAAGAGAGAGTTCGCCTTATTGTGGAATAGTGGAGATGACTTAATTTCCAAAAATGACAAACCAACTCCAGGTTTAGAAATCCCTGTTAATGCTTCTGATGATAATAAAGTTGATCTTTTTTCTTCAAGCCTAAACATTGATTACACAGACATTGGAGCATTAAAAGAAGGAACGACACTCTCTACGAAAACGAAGTCAAAATCTTGGATTGTTCAAGATGAAGTTATTGAATCATTAAAACGAGCTAAAAAAAATATCTATCTCAATGTTAATCATTTTTATCTTAAAAAGATTGCACAAGAGGTAGTGAATGCAGCCAAGCGTGGTGTTGAGATTAAGATTGTTGCTGACAATCAAGAATATAAGCCAAACTCAAAGTCTGTTCAGATTCCATACATTGTAAAAGAATGGATGAAACTCAACAAAGGTGTTAATCCTCCTGTTCGTTTCAAGTTCTATGCCTTCAGCCCATCAATTAAGTTTACTCGTATGAATCACAATAAGACTATTCTTATTGATTACAACACTAATAAAACAGAATTAATTACTGGTTCTTATAACTTTTCTAAAACGGCTGAAAGGACACAGTATGATAACTTAGTTTTCTTTTCTGGAAAAAAATATGATCATATTTACAGCGCTGTAGTAGATGATTTTAATTATATCTGGGATCTTAATCGTGGTGAAAAATCTATTACAACTGTTGTTGATACAATAGTTGAGGAAGACAAAAACCTTGTTAAATTGCATTCTCCAATGGCCGTTTCTTTGGATTGGTATGAATTGCAAACACTCAAAAAATATCTGCAAAAGAAATATAACGTTCCTTTTAACAGATATAGAGAGCTAAATAAGTGTTACGGTTATGACTATAAAACGAAGAAATTCATAGGGTGTGATTAA